From Halapricum desulfuricans, a single genomic window includes:
- a CDS encoding MgtC/SapB family protein, whose translation MVDPVADPLAEVVLHLLVAFGLGALIGIEREQSESAGAIAGSRTFPLFALYGALVWGFFPDAFPAALAVFAIPLTVAYVARVVYERDIGLTTVAAALLTVLLGAMTMHSQQAATLAVVVGGAVTVLLTVKDPIHEFADRIERSERLASAKFVLVVLVVLPALPDRELEALYGLNPRFVWLMVVFVTGLGFVAYVLGRVLGPERGIAITGVVGGFVSSTATTVSMAEKTVQNRSLYHVCAFAVVTASIVMFPRALIEVAVVNPALLSSVALPLGAMTLVGAVAAVLLYWRTTAEESIEPDELENPFRLRPALLFGAIFAVVLLVSEYANEWLGASGIYATAFFSGLADVDAMTLTLSRLAAEGTVSAEVATTGIVIAAIANTFVKAALAWALGTRKLGHLVAIVLGIVVASGVVLLVV comes from the coding sequence ATGGTCGATCCAGTCGCGGACCCGCTGGCGGAAGTCGTCCTCCACCTGCTGGTCGCGTTCGGCCTTGGGGCGCTCATCGGGATCGAGCGCGAGCAAAGCGAGTCCGCGGGTGCGATCGCCGGCAGCCGGACCTTCCCGCTGTTCGCGCTGTACGGCGCGCTCGTCTGGGGCTTTTTTCCCGATGCGTTCCCGGCCGCGCTCGCCGTGTTCGCGATCCCGCTGACGGTTGCGTACGTCGCCCGGGTCGTCTACGAACGGGACATCGGCCTCACGACGGTCGCGGCCGCGCTGCTGACGGTGTTGCTCGGGGCGATGACGATGCACTCCCAGCAGGCGGCCACGCTCGCGGTCGTCGTCGGCGGCGCAGTCACCGTCTTGCTCACGGTCAAGGACCCGATCCACGAGTTCGCCGACCGGATCGAGCGCAGCGAACGGCTCGCCTCGGCGAAGTTCGTGCTCGTGGTACTGGTGGTCCTGCCCGCGCTTCCCGACCGCGAACTCGAGGCGCTGTACGGCCTCAATCCGCGCTTCGTCTGGCTGATGGTCGTGTTCGTCACCGGGCTCGGGTTCGTCGCGTACGTGCTCGGACGCGTCCTGGGGCCGGAACGTGGGATTGCGATAACCGGTGTCGTGGGCGGGTTCGTCTCCTCGACGGCGACGACGGTCTCGATGGCCGAAAAGACCGTCCAGAACAGGTCACTGTATCACGTCTGTGCCTTCGCGGTCGTGACTGCCTCGATCGTCATGTTTCCGCGGGCGCTCATCGAGGTCGCTGTCGTCAATCCCGCGCTATTGTCTTCCGTCGCCCTGCCGCTGGGTGCGATGACGCTCGTCGGCGCTGTCGCCGCAGTCCTGCTGTACTGGCGGACGACCGCCGAGGAATCTATCGAACCGGACGAACTGGAGAACCCGTTCCGGCTCCGGCCGGCGCTTTTGTTCGGTGCGATCTTCGCTGTTGTCCTGCTCGTCTCCGAGTACGCCAACGAGTGGCTCGGCGCGTCGGGGATCTACGCGACGGCATTCTTTTCCGGGCTGGCGGACGTCGACGCCATGACGCTCACGCTGAGCCGACTCGCCGCTGAGGGGACCGTCTCCGCGGAGGTCGCGACCACCGGGATCGTCATCGCAGCAATCGCCAACACGTTCGTCAAGGCCGCGCTGGCATGGGCGCTTGGGACGCGGAAACTGGGCCACCTCGTCGCGATCGTGCTCGGGATCGTCGTGGCGAGCGGCGTCGTTCTGCTAGTCGTGTGA
- a CDS encoding macro domain-containing protein — translation MELSVVQGDIAEQRADALVNAAGTSLQMGSGVAGALRRGANGPINEEATSKGPVDLGEVAVTDAYELDAEYVIHAAAMPHYDDGRATDQSIRDATRNSLETADELGCESLVVPILGTGAAAFEFEDGARLVCEEIAAYEPDTLEDVRVIAYSPAKYRLLEDVAGEVRGD, via the coding sequence CAGGGAGATATCGCCGAACAGCGCGCCGACGCACTGGTCAACGCTGCCGGGACGAGCCTGCAGATGGGCAGCGGCGTCGCCGGGGCACTTCGACGCGGCGCGAACGGCCCGATCAACGAGGAAGCCACCTCGAAGGGGCCGGTCGACCTCGGCGAGGTGGCCGTCACCGACGCCTACGAACTCGACGCCGAGTACGTCATCCACGCGGCCGCGATGCCACACTACGACGACGGCCGCGCGACCGACCAGAGCATCCGCGATGCGACTCGAAACAGCCTCGAGACAGCCGACGAACTCGGCTGTGAATCGCTGGTCGTGCCAATCCTCGGGACGGGAGCAGCCGCCTTCGAGTTCGAGGACGGGGCGCGGCTGGTGTGCGAAGAGATCGCGGCCTACGAGCCCGACACCCTGGAAGACGTGCGCGTGATCGCCTACTCGCCGGCGAAGTACCGACTGCTCGAAGACGTCGCCGGGGAAGTACGCGGCGACTGA